Proteins encoded in a region of the Rutidosis leptorrhynchoides isolate AG116_Rl617_1_P2 chromosome 9, CSIRO_AGI_Rlap_v1, whole genome shotgun sequence genome:
- the LOC139868218 gene encoding uncharacterized protein: MEQDRRKSYAEKRRRPKEFRVGDKVMSKVSPWKGIIRFRKRGKLGPRFIGPFVIVARVGDVAYRLLLQEELNGIHETFRVSQLQKCLAEEATYASMSEITINNKLKYFEEPIKILNVKVKQLRNKSLTLLKVQWKFRKGSECTWEPEDWLMVYCHFVYQEWFVRTPTAQQEESCHNPISA, encoded by the coding sequence ATGGAGCAAGACCGACGAAAGTCTTATGCCGAAAAACGAAGAAGACCGAAAGAGTTTCGTGTAGGGGATAAAGTGATGTCGAAAGTCTCCCCATGGAAAGGAATAATTCGTTTTCGCAAAAGAGGAAAGTTAGGTccacggtttattgggccatttgtaATTGTGGCACGAGTTGGTGATGTAGCTTATCGGTTATTATTACAGGAAGAACTGAATGGTATTCATGAAACTTTTCGTGTGTCGCAACTCCAAAAATGTTTAGCAGAGGAAGCAACATATGCGTCAATGTCCGAAATCACGATAAACAATAAGTTGAAGTATTTTGAAGAACCGATAAAAATTCTAAATGTCAAGGTGAAGCAATTGAGGAATAAATCCTTAACGTTATTGAAAGTTCAATGGAAGTTTAGGAAAGGATCAGAatgtacgtgggaacccgaagactGGTTGATGGTTTACTGTCATTTTGTGTATCAGGAATGGTTCGTAAGGACACCAACGGCTCAACAGGAGGAGAGTTGTCACAACCCAATTTCAGCATAG